The following proteins come from a genomic window of Paucidesulfovibrio gracilis DSM 16080:
- a CDS encoding LysR family transcriptional regulator, with amino-acid sequence MLFLGDHIEWQRETTYSLCMELYQLRTFLAVAEEKHLTRASERLFVSQPAVSAHIKALEKELGVKLFKRTAKGMELTREGQALKPKAEAVLVAARDLVYLARAMGDELVGNFRLGLNTDAEFLRLNALLSCMMGKHPRVAVTLLHSTSSRIAEQVAAGNWDAGFVFTPPSDPELAAMPLFGFRLYVAGSAAFRTDLEDATWPDLARLPWIWTTANCPYHRLVRTLFERHNISPSQVIEADSEAVVRSLVSAGKGVALLREDEVRTLGALDDLAVWPGEHFDVQAYFVYQLAREKDPLIQAVRHCVADMWRDAGVLDAPGQ; translated from the coding sequence GTGCTTTTTTTGGGAGATCACATTGAATGGCAGCGGGAAACAACGTACAGCTTGTGCATGGAACTCTACCAGCTTCGTACTTTTTTGGCCGTGGCCGAGGAAAAACACCTCACCCGCGCTTCGGAACGGCTGTTCGTAAGCCAGCCCGCGGTGAGCGCGCACATCAAGGCCTTGGAAAAGGAACTTGGCGTGAAGCTGTTCAAGCGCACGGCCAAGGGCATGGAGCTGACCCGCGAGGGACAGGCCTTGAAGCCCAAGGCCGAGGCCGTGCTTGTGGCGGCGCGGGATCTGGTCTACCTGGCCCGGGCCATGGGCGACGAGCTGGTGGGCAATTTCCGGCTCGGGCTGAACACGGATGCGGAGTTTTTGCGTCTCAACGCGCTGTTGTCCTGCATGATGGGCAAGCATCCCCGCGTGGCCGTGACCCTGCTGCACTCCACCTCCTCGCGCATTGCCGAGCAGGTGGCCGCAGGCAATTGGGATGCGGGATTTGTGTTTACTCCGCCGTCGGATCCGGAACTGGCGGCCATGCCGTTATTCGGATTCCGGTTGTATGTGGCCGGCAGCGCGGCCTTTCGCACCGACCTGGAAGACGCGACCTGGCCGGACCTGGCGCGCCTGCCCTGGATTTGGACCACGGCCAACTGTCCGTATCATCGTTTGGTGCGGACGTTGTTCGAGCGGCACAATATTTCCCCCAGCCAGGTCATTGAAGCAGACAGCGAAGCCGTGGTGCGCTCGTTGGTCAGCGCGGGCAAGGGCGTGGCCCTGCTGCGCGAGGATGAGGTCCGCACCCTGGGGGCGTTGGATGATCTGGCGGTCTGGCCCGGGGAGCATTTCGACGTGCAGGCGTACTTTGTGTACCAGCTGGCCCGGGAAAAGGATCCCCTGATCCAGGCCGTGCGGCATTGCGTGGCGGATATGTGGCGCGATGCCGGAGTGCTGGATGCGCCAGGGCAATGA
- a CDS encoding acylphosphatase, translating into MTKSFHCVVTGKVKGGNFQSWVMDTATNMGLTGWVRYLSDDKAEILLQGEMAQAMRFKRKMRDEAPLPEVQDIEHEIIEHDKSYDGFEMRG; encoded by the coding sequence ATGACCAAGAGCTTCCATTGCGTTGTCACCGGAAAGGTCAAGGGCGGAAATTTCCAGTCCTGGGTGATGGATACGGCCACCAACATGGGGTTGACCGGCTGGGTCCGTTACCTCTCGGACGACAAGGCCGAGATCCTTCTGCAGGGGGAGATGGCCCAGGCCATGCGCTTCAAGCGGAAGATGCGTGACGAGGCTCCCCTGCCGGAAGTGCAGGATATCGAGCACGAGATCATCGAGCACGACAAGAGTTACGACGGATTTGAGATGCGTGGCTGA
- the zupT gene encoding zinc transporter ZupT, with protein MEFSVLLTAFGLTLFAGLCTGIGSALAFFAKRTNTSFLSLSLGFSAGVMLYVSFVEIFFKAKDALVASMGEQTGTWFTVASFFGGIAVAAIIDRLVPSSEGNPHEMQRIEDMTPEERNKAKQDPSRLLRMGTFTALAIAIHNFPEGLATFTATLADPSLGLAIAVAVAIHNVPEGIAVSVPVYYATGSKAKAFTYSFLSGLAEPLGAAIGWLLLMPFFSDTLFGVLFAGVAGIMVFISLDELLPAAEEYGEHHLTIYGLIAGMAVMALSLLLFL; from the coding sequence ATGGAGTTCTCCGTTCTTTTGACCGCTTTCGGCCTGACCCTGTTTGCGGGCTTATGCACCGGCATCGGCTCGGCTCTGGCTTTTTTTGCCAAGCGCACCAACACGTCCTTTCTTTCCCTGTCCCTGGGGTTTTCCGCCGGGGTCATGCTGTATGTTTCCTTTGTGGAGATATTTTTCAAGGCCAAGGATGCCCTGGTCGCGTCCATGGGCGAGCAGACAGGCACCTGGTTCACGGTGGCCAGTTTTTTTGGCGGCATTGCCGTGGCCGCCATCATCGACCGGCTTGTGCCTTCCTCCGAGGGAAACCCGCACGAAATGCAGCGCATCGAGGACATGACCCCCGAGGAGCGGAACAAGGCCAAACAGGATCCAAGCCGTCTGCTGCGCATGGGGACGTTTACGGCCCTGGCGATTGCCATTCATAATTTTCCTGAAGGGCTGGCAACCTTTACGGCCACGCTGGCGGATCCGTCCCTGGGGCTGGCCATTGCCGTGGCCGTGGCCATTCACAATGTTCCCGAGGGAATCGCGGTTTCCGTACCCGTGTATTACGCCACAGGGAGCAAGGCCAAGGCCTTCACGTATTCCTTTCTTTCCGGCCTGGCCGAACCCCTGGGCGCGGCCATTGGCTGGCTGCTGTTGATGCCGTTTTTTTCGGACACGCTCTTCGGCGTGCTCTTTGCCGGAGTGGCTGGGATCATGGTCTTTATTTCCCTTGATGAACTGCTCCCCGCGGCCGAGGAATACGGTGAGCACCATTTGACCATTTATGGACTCATTGCAGGCATGGCGGTCATGGCGTTGAGTCTGTTGTTGTTTTTGTAA
- the moaA gene encoding GTP 3',8-cyclase MoaA, which translates to MLADRRGRRISYLRISVTDRCNLRCRYCTSGVKRFIPHDDILRYEELQGVIDSALALGVSKVRLTGGEPFVRLGFPDFVKGILERHPGVDLRITTNGTLVGPHLESLYQAGLRRLNISLDTLDRQRFADITGRDSFPEVWAAIQQAMDLGFGVKINAVGMRGVNDEELPDFLELARTYPIDVRYIEFMPMGGCGRWGEDAVWSSEEILERAGSLVTLQEEPGSSPTRGPARLFRIAGGKGRLGLISPLSGHICAACNRLRLTSDGRLRTCLFSDKEYRLRPILRHPRLGLRYAAEVVRRATLDKPLGEELLRARRAENDLVCSKGMLSIGG; encoded by the coding sequence ATGCTCGCGGACCGGCGGGGACGACGCATCAGCTATCTTCGGATATCGGTCACGGACCGCTGTAATCTGCGGTGCCGCTACTGTACCAGCGGGGTGAAGCGGTTCATCCCGCACGACGACATCCTGCGCTATGAAGAGTTGCAGGGGGTCATTGATTCGGCCCTGGCCCTGGGCGTGTCCAAGGTCCGGCTCACGGGCGGGGAGCCGTTCGTGCGTCTGGGATTTCCGGATTTCGTCAAGGGCATCCTGGAGCGGCATCCCGGGGTGGATCTGCGCATCACCACCAACGGCACCCTGGTGGGACCGCATTTGGAGTCCCTGTATCAGGCCGGGTTGCGGCGCTTGAACATTTCCCTGGATACCCTGGATCGGCAGCGCTTTGCGGACATTACGGGCCGCGATTCGTTCCCGGAGGTGTGGGCCGCCATCCAGCAGGCCATGGACCTGGGTTTTGGCGTGAAGATCAACGCCGTGGGCATGCGCGGGGTGAACGATGAGGAGTTGCCCGATTTTTTGGAACTGGCGCGCACCTACCCCATTGACGTGCGGTACATCGAGTTCATGCCCATGGGCGGCTGCGGGCGCTGGGGCGAGGATGCGGTCTGGAGTTCCGAAGAAATATTGGAGCGTGCCGGTTCCCTGGTCACGCTACAGGAGGAGCCGGGGTCCAGTCCCACCCGTGGACCGGCCCGGTTGTTCCGCATCGCCGGGGGCAAGGGGCGGCTCGGGCTGATCTCTCCGCTTTCCGGGCATATCTGTGCGGCGTGCAATCGGCTGCGCCTCACCTCGGACGGACGGCTGCGCACCTGTTTGTTTTCGGATAAGGAGTACCGCTTGCGACCCATTCTCCGGCATCCCCGCCTGGGGTTGCGCTACGCCGCCGAGGTGGTGCGCCGCGCCACCCTGGATAAACCTCTGGGCGAGGAACTGCTCCGCGCTCGGCGTGCCGAAAACGATCTGGTCTGCTCCAAGGGCATGCTCTCCATCGGGGGATGA
- a CDS encoding ammonium transporter — translation MSPVDNAFILICAALVFFMTPGLALFYGGLVRSKNVLSTVMHSFFMMGLASVLWAVVGYSLSFGSDVGGFIGGLDYLFLNNVGIGPMEAGGNLSHLAFMIFQCMFAIITPALISGAYAERITFGGYVLFSSLWLLCVYAPMCHMVWGGGLLGQMGALDFAGGAVVHMSSGAAALVCALMLGKRRGYGREAYIPHNLPMTVLGAGVLWFGWFGFNAGSALAADGIAVNAFVTTHMATAAAVVTWIAAEWLHSGRPTTLGAASGAVAGLVAITPAAGFVEPWAALIIGGVGGVLCYGGIMLKNRFGYDDALDVVGIHGLGGTWGALATGLFASGIVEFDGVPQLGLFYGNPEQLWIQFLSVVITWGFCLAASAVLFKIVDVLVGMRADDEQEVKGLDVTLHSETGYQL, via the coding sequence ATGAGTCCCGTGGACAACGCCTTTATCCTGATTTGCGCGGCCCTGGTGTTCTTCATGACGCCTGGACTGGCCCTGTTTTACGGGGGGCTGGTCCGGTCCAAAAACGTCCTTTCCACGGTCATGCACAGCTTTTTCATGATGGGCTTGGCCTCGGTGCTCTGGGCCGTGGTGGGCTATTCCCTGTCCTTTGGCTCGGACGTGGGCGGCTTCATCGGCGGGCTGGACTACCTCTTTCTGAACAACGTGGGCATCGGACCCATGGAGGCGGGCGGCAACCTCTCGCATCTGGCCTTCATGATCTTCCAGTGCATGTTCGCCATCATCACCCCTGCGCTCATTTCCGGTGCATATGCCGAGCGGATTACGTTTGGCGGCTACGTGCTTTTTTCCTCCCTGTGGTTGCTGTGCGTGTATGCGCCCATGTGTCACATGGTCTGGGGCGGTGGTCTGCTGGGGCAGATGGGAGCCTTGGACTTTGCGGGCGGCGCCGTGGTGCACATGAGTTCCGGGGCAGCGGCCCTGGTCTGCGCCTTGATGCTCGGCAAGCGGCGCGGCTACGGGCGTGAAGCCTATATCCCCCACAATCTGCCCATGACCGTGCTGGGCGCAGGCGTGCTCTGGTTCGGCTGGTTCGGGTTCAACGCCGGATCCGCCCTGGCCGCGGACGGTATCGCGGTGAACGCATTCGTGACCACGCACATGGCCACGGCCGCGGCCGTGGTGACCTGGATCGCCGCGGAATGGCTGCACAGCGGACGGCCCACCACCCTGGGCGCGGCCTCGGGCGCGGTGGCCGGGCTTGTGGCCATCACTCCGGCCGCGGGGTTTGTGGAACCCTGGGCCGCGCTGATCATCGGCGGCGTGGGCGGCGTGCTCTGCTACGGGGGCATTATGTTGAAAAACCGTTTCGGCTATGATGACGCGCTTGACGTTGTGGGCATCCACGGCCTGGGCGGCACCTGGGGCGCTCTGGCCACGGGCCTGTTTGCCTCCGGTATCGTGGAGTTTGACGGCGTACCGCAGTTGGGCCTCTTCTATGGCAATCCGGAGCAACTTTGGATACAGTTTTTGTCCGTGGTGATCACCTGGGGCTTTTGCCTGGCGGCCAGTGCGGTGCTCTTCAAGATCGTTGACGTTCTTGTGGGCATGCGCGCCGACGACGAGCAGGAGGTCAAGGGATTGGACGTGACCCTGCATTCGGAAACCGGGTATCAGCTCTGA
- a CDS encoding P-II family nitrogen regulator codes for MKKVEIITRTFKLDEVKEALADLGIKGMTVTEVKGFGRQGGHKEVYRGAEYQVDFVSKVKIEVVVQDETVAQVVAAATEAAQTGQVGDGKIFVLPVDEVVRIRTGETGDGAV; via the coding sequence ATGAAGAAAGTGGAAATCATCACCAGGACGTTCAAACTCGACGAAGTCAAGGAAGCCCTGGCCGATCTCGGCATCAAGGGCATGACCGTCACCGAGGTGAAGGGATTCGGCCGTCAGGGAGGACACAAAGAGGTCTACCGCGGCGCGGAATACCAGGTGGACTTCGTGTCCAAAGTCAAAATCGAAGTCGTTGTTCAGGATGAGACCGTAGCCCAGGTGGTGGCCGCGGCCACGGAAGCGGCCCAGACCGGCCAGGTGGGCGACGGCAAAATTTTCGTCCTGCCCGTGGACGAAGTGGTGCGCATCCGGACCGGCGAAACCGGGGACGGCGCGGTGTAG
- a CDS encoding FAD-binding oxidoreductase, giving the protein MSYVTKLTSAHRSFLEDLFKENVSFDKPSLRVYSSDASNMKGEVLAMVRPTCVEQVREFMRWADAEKVVVHPRGRGTSLSGGCVPTLPGIVVSMLGMDRILDISDTDFVATVEPGVGTTLLQAECEKRGMFYPPDPASSKATSIGGNVVTCAGGLRAVKYGVTRDYVLGCDVVIPGGKLLQLGGRTQKDVIGLDMTRFMVGSEGTLGLLTKLHLKLLPKPDASASLLVGYSSLDAALNSMGKVFAAGILPSAVEFMNETVLDILKQTGEYPWPDSVNSLLLFQVDGSEQTVPLEIARLSKQIDDALWRMQGVGKEEEDALWGYRRRVSAASYVLGPDRIGGDMAVPRGQILNAVRRFESLAEKNGKRLIAFGHAGDGNIHANLHYDASDADDAERTQKTHHEMDAAVLEFGGSISGEHGGGCLKDVGRQLGKDEHEMMRQVRGLFDPNGILNPKKGY; this is encoded by the coding sequence ATGTCGTACGTAACCAAATTAACAAGCGCCCACAGGAGCTTTCTCGAAGATCTGTTCAAGGAGAACGTGAGCTTCGACAAACCTTCGTTGCGGGTCTATTCTTCCGACGCCAGCAACATGAAGGGCGAGGTGCTCGCCATGGTGCGGCCCACCTGTGTGGAGCAGGTGCGGGAGTTCATGCGCTGGGCCGATGCCGAAAAAGTTGTCGTGCATCCCCGTGGTCGCGGAACCAGCCTCTCGGGCGGTTGTGTTCCCACGCTGCCCGGTATTGTCGTTTCCATGCTCGGCATGGACCGTATTTTGGATATTTCCGATACAGATTTCGTGGCTACGGTGGAGCCTGGTGTTGGAACCACCCTGTTGCAGGCCGAGTGTGAAAAACGCGGCATGTTTTATCCGCCGGACCCGGCCAGCAGCAAAGCCACCAGCATCGGCGGCAACGTGGTCACCTGCGCGGGTGGCCTGCGCGCCGTCAAGTACGGCGTCACCCGCGACTATGTGCTCGGCTGCGACGTGGTTATTCCCGGCGGCAAGCTGCTCCAGTTGGGCGGCCGCACCCAAAAGGACGTCATCGGCCTGGACATGACCCGGTTTATGGTCGGTTCCGAGGGAACCCTCGGCCTGCTCACCAAGCTGCATCTCAAGCTGCTTCCCAAGCCCGATGCCTCGGCCTCCCTGCTGGTGGGCTACTCCAGCTTGGACGCGGCCCTCAATTCCATGGGTAAGGTCTTTGCGGCGGGCATTCTGCCTTCGGCCGTGGAGTTCATGAACGAGACCGTGCTGGATATCCTCAAGCAGACCGGTGAGTATCCCTGGCCGGATTCGGTCAATTCTCTGCTGCTCTTCCAGGTGGACGGCTCCGAGCAGACCGTTCCGTTGGAGATCGCCCGTCTTTCCAAGCAGATCGACGACGCGCTGTGGCGCATGCAGGGCGTGGGCAAGGAAGAGGAAGACGCGCTTTGGGGCTACCGTCGCCGCGTTTCCGCCGCTTCCTACGTGCTCGGCCCGGACCGCATCGGCGGGGACATGGCCGTACCGCGTGGACAAATTCTGAACGCGGTGCGCCGGTTTGAATCCCTGGCAGAAAAGAACGGCAAGCGTCTCATCGCCTTTGGTCATGCCGGGGACGGCAACATCCACGCCAACCTGCACTACGATGCCTCAGACGCGGACGATGCCGAACGCACCCAAAAGACCCACCATGAGATGGACGCGGCCGTGCTGGAATTCGGCGGCAGTATTTCCGGCGAACACGGCGGCGGCTGTCTCAAGGATGTGGGACGCCAGCTCGGCAAGGATGAGCATGAAATGATGCGCCAGGTGCGCGGCCTGTTTGACCCGAACGGAATCCTCAACCCGAAAAAGGGGTATTAA
- a CDS encoding MucR family transcriptional regulator → MEDHLKEALEIVRAQASVRTMTEEEITSMVQNLSTGIKAIMEGGDIPGTEQQEAPVDPKKAIREKSIICLESGKPFKVLTKRHLAKYGLTPDEYREKWGYPKNTPLVCKSLQRERRKKMKEMKLWERRTKK, encoded by the coding sequence ATGGAAGATCACCTGAAAGAAGCATTGGAAATCGTCCGAGCACAGGCGAGTGTCCGCACCATGACGGAAGAGGAAATCACGTCCATGGTCCAGAACCTTTCCACCGGCATCAAGGCCATTATGGAGGGGGGCGACATTCCAGGCACCGAGCAACAGGAAGCTCCTGTGGATCCCAAAAAGGCCATCCGCGAAAAGAGCATCATCTGTCTTGAGTCCGGCAAGCCGTTCAAGGTGCTCACCAAGCGGCACCTGGCCAAATACGGTCTGACCCCGGACGAGTACCGCGAGAAGTGGGGCTACCCCAAGAATACGCCCCTGGTCTGCAAGAGCCTGCAGCGCGAGCGTCGCAAGAAGATGAAGGAAATGAAGCTCTGGGAGCGCCGCACCAAAAAGTAA
- the purE gene encoding 5-(carboxyamino)imidazole ribonucleotide mutase, protein MPQVAIFMGSASDEEKMRPCAEVLESLGVDYRFTITSAHRTPERTARLVSELEADGCQVFICGAGLAAHLAGAVAAKTTRPVLGVPLNASPLGGMDALLATVQMPPGFPVGTLALDKVGARNAAWLAAQILALHDSELAGRIQEKRRGFVDGVERAAADLEG, encoded by the coding sequence ATGCCGCAGGTCGCCATCTTCATGGGCAGTGCATCGGATGAGGAAAAAATGCGCCCCTGTGCCGAGGTGCTCGAAAGCCTTGGCGTGGACTACCGGTTTACCATCACTTCCGCCCACCGCACGCCGGAACGCACGGCCCGCCTTGTGAGCGAACTGGAAGCGGACGGCTGCCAGGTCTTTATTTGCGGGGCCGGACTGGCCGCGCATCTGGCCGGAGCCGTGGCCGCGAAAACCACCCGGCCGGTGCTGGGCGTGCCGCTGAACGCATCGCCCCTGGGCGGTATGGATGCGCTCCTGGCCACCGTGCAGATGCCGCCGGGTTTTCCCGTGGGAACGCTGGCTCTGGACAAAGTGGGTGCGCGCAATGCCGCCTGGCTGGCCGCGCAGATTCTGGCGCTGCACGATTCCGAATTGGCGGGGCGCATTCAGGAAAAGCGCCGGGGCTTTGTGGACGGCGTGGAACGCGCCGCCGCAGACCTGGAGGGGTAG
- a CDS encoding LysR family transcriptional regulator → MELYHLKTFLAVAEEGRLSRASERLFISQPSVSAHVKALEEELGLGLFRRSSKGMRLTPEGEVLLEHAREALNAVQRITVKARSLRQDVRGKLRVALNTDSSFLRVSRLAALMGERHPQVELGLTLSVSGRIVESLRAGEVDAGFVFQENDPEDFEFLRLCSFRLLIMGPAAWRERIENADWEDLARLPWIWTPPPCLCYQLGEDMFKRRKLSLTKTIEADNEQVVNDLIMAGKGVSLVREDEALAAEAAGTMVRWEGGCVPQYAYLVYSHSRADDALLLALRSVVAEIWQDADVPVPCGAVCASPCADDPA, encoded by the coding sequence GTGGAACTCTACCATTTGAAAACATTTCTGGCCGTGGCCGAAGAAGGGCGATTGTCCCGCGCTTCGGAGCGGCTGTTCATCAGCCAGCCTTCGGTAAGCGCCCATGTCAAGGCGCTGGAAGAGGAGCTGGGCCTTGGGCTGTTTCGTCGCAGTTCCAAGGGCATGCGCCTGACTCCGGAGGGGGAAGTGCTTCTTGAGCATGCGCGGGAGGCGTTGAACGCGGTGCAGCGCATCACGGTCAAGGCCCGGTCGCTGCGGCAGGACGTGCGCGGCAAGCTGCGCGTGGCCTTGAACACGGATTCTTCGTTCCTGCGCGTGAGCCGGCTGGCCGCGCTCATGGGCGAACGCCATCCCCAGGTGGAATTGGGGCTGACCCTCAGCGTGAGCGGACGCATTGTGGAATCCCTGCGCGCCGGGGAAGTGGACGCGGGGTTCGTGTTTCAGGAAAATGACCCGGAAGATTTTGAATTTTTACGGCTTTGTTCGTTCCGGTTGCTGATTATGGGACCGGCGGCCTGGCGTGAACGCATTGAAAACGCGGATTGGGAGGATCTGGCGCGCCTGCCCTGGATTTGGACTCCGCCGCCCTGCCTTTGCTATCAGCTTGGGGAGGATATGTTCAAGCGCCGCAAGCTGAGCCTGACCAAAACCATTGAGGCGGACAACGAGCAGGTGGTCAACGATTTGATCATGGCGGGCAAGGGGGTCTCCCTGGTGCGCGAGGACGAGGCTCTGGCGGCCGAGGCCGCGGGAACCATGGTCCGCTGGGAGGGAGGCTGTGTTCCGCAATACGCCTATCTGGTCTACTCCCATTCCCGCGCCGACGATGCCCTGCTTCTGGCGCTGCGTTCGGTTGTTGCCGAAATCTGGCAGGACGCGGACGTTCCGGTGCCGTGCGGTGCGGTTTGCGCCAGTCCTTGCGCGGATGATCCGGCCTGA
- a CDS encoding (Fe-S)-binding protein — MKRGCTQCGECLRVCPVYQQFSREEYAPKGKRLLLEPLHEEFAPAHDQDPELDWEHIKELARLCAGCGKCQQACARKLSTADLLSDVRAQHPDWTQHFWSLWIKHMGPMWPSLGMLASLVPGWVAPKGLRPSLDSAKAMVNKHRAKPWVHIAKGPEAKVDTDTPVVIFQGCTAKNIRPQWTQKARELLRAWGYVVKDDSGFNCCGGTMHTAGLYDTMHEMQQKNIDYWRSLGRPRIAVFCASCHHALAAYAESPLQGEEAEQWKACLTPLSALLKDARWSNTEAKPELYGYHQPCHWGEDRDMPFLREILPGLVKGSGSCCGMGGILQITNPELSRNMADTCMQGFPRQARNILTGCSGCTIQLTAAAPEGITVHHWLDVVELS; from the coding sequence GTGAAACGCGGATGTACACAGTGCGGGGAATGCCTCAGGGTTTGCCCGGTGTACCAACAGTTTTCGCGCGAGGAATACGCCCCCAAGGGCAAGCGCCTGCTGCTGGAACCTTTGCACGAGGAATTCGCCCCGGCCCACGATCAGGATCCGGAACTGGATTGGGAACACATTAAGGAATTGGCGCGGCTCTGCGCTGGATGCGGCAAATGCCAGCAGGCTTGCGCCCGCAAGCTGTCCACCGCGGACCTGCTCTCGGACGTGCGCGCCCAGCACCCGGACTGGACCCAGCACTTTTGGTCCCTGTGGATCAAGCACATGGGACCCATGTGGCCTTCGCTGGGCATGCTTGCCTCGCTGGTGCCAGGGTGGGTCGCGCCCAAGGGACTGCGTCCTTCGCTGGATTCGGCCAAGGCCATGGTCAATAAGCACCGGGCCAAGCCCTGGGTGCACATTGCCAAAGGTCCGGAAGCCAAGGTGGACACCGACACTCCCGTGGTGATCTTCCAGGGCTGCACGGCCAAGAACATCCGGCCCCAGTGGACCCAAAAGGCCCGCGAACTGCTTCGCGCCTGGGGCTACGTGGTCAAGGACGACTCCGGATTCAACTGTTGCGGCGGCACCATGCATACGGCTGGTCTGTACGACACCATGCATGAAATGCAGCAAAAGAACATCGACTACTGGCGGTCCCTGGGACGACCGCGCATCGCGGTGTTCTGCGCCTCCTGCCACCATGCCCTGGCCGCTTATGCCGAGAGTCCGCTCCAGGGGGAAGAGGCCGAGCAGTGGAAAGCGTGCCTCACGCCGCTGAGCGCCCTGCTCAAAGATGCCCGGTGGAGCAACACCGAGGCCAAGCCTGAGCTGTACGGCTACCATCAGCCCTGTCACTGGGGCGAGGACCGGGATATGCCGTTCCTGCGGGAAATTCTGCCCGGACTGGTCAAGGGAAGCGGTTCCTGCTGCGGCATGGGCGGCATCCTGCAGATCACCAATCCGGAATTATCCCGCAACATGGCCGACACCTGCATGCAGGGTTTTCCCCGCCAGGCCCGGAACATCCTCACCGGATGCAGCGGCTGTACCATTCAGCTCACTGCGGCCGCGCCCGAGGGCATCACCGTGCATCACTGGCTGGATGTGGTGGAACTTTCCTGA
- the purD gene encoding phosphoribosylamine--glycine ligase, with the protein MKILVVGSGGREHALCWKLRQSPRVTELYAAPGNGGTAAEGVNVPIQDDDIPGLIAFAKEKHIDLVVAGPELPLVLGLSDALAREGIPCFGPNAYAANLEGSKAFSKLVMHEAGVPTAPFRIFDEFELARDFVREKGAPIVVKADGLAAGKGVVVARTVEEAEEALDMMMNRKAFGSAGDRVVVEETLQGEEASFLAFCDGEHYAVLPSSQDHKAVGEGDTGPNTGGMGAYSPAPILPRERFEETAEQVIRPILRHMAEKGQPYKGVLYAGLMYTADGLGVLEYNVRFGDPECQPLLARLDGDLLEIMLACVEGRLPEVAVKARPEAALGVVMAAEGYPQSYPKGMEISGIADAESLPGVKVFQAGTAPTEDGGVVTSGGRVLCVTALGDGLAEAKERAYLAVNKVHFENSYFRRDIGDKGLQRLG; encoded by the coding sequence ATGAAAATTCTCGTGGTCGGCTCCGGCGGGCGTGAACACGCCCTCTGCTGGAAGCTGCGGCAAAGTCCCCGGGTGACCGAACTCTACGCGGCCCCGGGCAATGGCGGCACCGCCGCCGAAGGCGTCAATGTTCCGATTCAGGATGACGACATCCCCGGGCTGATCGCCTTTGCCAAGGAAAAACATATTGATCTGGTGGTGGCCGGGCCGGAACTGCCCCTGGTGCTCGGGCTATCGGACGCCCTGGCCCGGGAAGGGATCCCCTGCTTCGGACCCAATGCCTACGCCGCCAATCTGGAAGGCTCCAAGGCCTTTTCCAAACTCGTGATGCACGAGGCCGGAGTCCCCACCGCGCCGTTCCGCATCTTTGACGAATTTGAGCTGGCGCGGGATTTTGTGCGCGAGAAGGGCGCGCCCATCGTGGTTAAGGCCGACGGACTGGCCGCGGGCAAAGGAGTTGTGGTGGCCCGCACCGTGGAAGAGGCCGAGGAAGCCTTGGACATGATGATGAACCGCAAGGCCTTTGGCTCGGCCGGGGACCGCGTCGTGGTGGAGGAGACCCTCCAGGGCGAGGAAGCCTCCTTCCTGGCCTTTTGCGACGGAGAGCACTACGCGGTGCTGCCCTCCTCCCAGGACCACAAGGCCGTGGGCGAGGGGGACACCGGTCCCAACACCGGGGGCATGGGAGCCTACAGCCCCGCGCCCATCCTGCCGCGTGAACGTTTTGAGGAGACCGCCGAGCAGGTCATCCGCCCCATTCTTCGGCATATGGCCGAGAAGGGCCAGCCCTACAAGGGCGTGCTCTACGCCGGGTTGATGTACACTGCGGACGGATTGGGCGTGCTGGAATACAACGTGCGCTTCGGCGATCCCGAATGCCAGCCTTTGCTGGCCCGGTTGGATGGCGATTTGCTCGAAATCATGTTGGCCTGTGTGGAGGGACGCCTGCCCGAGGTGGCGGTCAAGGCCCGGCCCGAAGCGGCCCTGGGCGTGGTCATGGCGGCCGAGGGCTATCCACAGAGCTACCCCAAGGGCATGGAAATTTCCGGCATTGCCGATGCCGAATCTCTGCCCGGCGTGAAGGTCTTTCAGGCCGGAACCGCGCCCACCGAGGACGGGGGCGTGGTCACCTCGGGCGGACGCGTTCTCTGTGTCACGGCCCTGGGAGACGGACTGGCCGAGGCCAAGGAGCGCGCCTACCTCGCCGTGAACAAGGTCCATTTTGAAAACAGCTATTTTCGCAGGGACATCGGTGACAAAGGATTGCAGCGCCTGGGTTGA